In Scophthalmus maximus strain ysfricsl-2021 chromosome 5, ASM2237912v1, whole genome shotgun sequence, a single window of DNA contains:
- the ndufv2 gene encoding NADH dehydrogenase [ubiquinone] flavoprotein 2, mitochondrial produces the protein MFLSAAVRSAVSQTVRSLHRSAARAGAGGIFVHRDTPDNNPDIPFEFTEENKKRIEAIISMYPEGHKQAATIPVLDLAQRQYGWLPISVMNKVAEVLEVPPMRVYEVATFYTMFLRQPVGKYFIQICTTTPCMLCNSDSILEALQHKLGIKVGETTPDKMFTLIEVECLGACVNAPMVQINDNYYEDLTPKDIENIIDELKAGRVPAPGPRNGRFSCEPAGGLTSLTEPPTGPGFGVRPDL, from the exons ATGTTTCTGTCCGCCGCTGTTCGCTCTGCCGTGTCGCAGACG GTCAGGAGTCTGCATCGTTCTGCCGCACGCGCTGGAGCAGGTGGCATCTTTGTG CACCGAGATACTCCTGACAACAACCCTGATATTCCTTTTGAGTTCACTGAGGAGAACAAAAAG AGGATTGAGGCGATCATTTCAATGTACCCTGAAGGACACAAGCAAGCAGCCACCATCCCCGTGCTGGATTTAGCCCAGAGGCAATATGGATGGCTCCCCATCTCAGTCATGAACAAG GTCGCTGAGGTGCTGGAAGTCCCTCCGATGAGAGTGTATGAAGTGGCGACATTCTATACCATGTTCCTGCGTCAGCCTGTGGGAAAATACTTCATTCAGATCTGCACAACAACACCCTGCATGCTCTGCAACTCAGACAGCATCCTGGAGGCTCTCCAACACAAACTGG GTATCAAGGTTGGAGAGACGACTCCAGACAAGATGTTCACACTAATAGAAGTGGAGTGCCTAGGTGCCTGTGTGAACGCTCCAATGGTCCAGATCAACGACAACTATTAT GAGGACCTAACACCTAAGGACATTGAGAATATAATCGACGAACTAAAAGCAGGCCGAGTCCCAGCACCAGGACCCAG GAACGGTCGTTTCTCCTGTGAGCCTGCCGGGGGTTTGACTTCTCTGACTGAGCCTCCTACAGGACCAGGCTTCGGCGTGAGGCCGGACCTGTAG